A genomic segment from Malus domestica chromosome 05, GDT2T_hap1 encodes:
- the LOC103408895 gene encoding gibberellin 2-beta-dioxygenase, producing MVVLSQPAALDHFSDLIKTCKPTGLFAGIPVVDLSRPDAKHRIVRACEEYGMFKVINHGVPLDFMTTLEAQALKFFSLPQSEKDKAGPADPCGYGSKRIGPNGDVGWIEYILLNTNPKITSHKSLSILKENPEIFCVAVEDYITAVKNMTFAVLEMVADGLGIEQRNVLSKLLTDEKSDSCFRLNYYPPCPELQALSGRNLIGFGEHTDPQIVSVLKSNNTSGLQICLKDGTWVTVAPDQTAFFINVGDCLQVMTNGRFKSVKHRVLADTVSSRISMIYFGGPPLSEKIAPLPSLMAEGEESLYKEFTWSEYKKSAYRSRLADYRLGLFEKSAPVMLSNSQR from the exons ATGGTGGTTCTGTCACAACCAGCTGCATTAGACCATTTTTCTGACCTAATCAAAACATGCAAGCCCACCGGCCTGTTCGCCGGCATCCCAGTCGTAGACCTTTCGAGGCCTGACGCAAAGCACCGCATAGTCAGGGCCTGTGAGGAGTACGGTATGTTCAAGGTGATCAACCATGGAGTCCCATTGGACTTCATGACCACTCTGGAAGCCCAAGCTCTCAAATTTTTCAGCCTGCCTCAGTCGGAGAAGGACAAGGCTGGCCCCGCCGACCCTTGCGGCTACGGCAGCAAGAGAATCGGTCCAAACGGCGACGTGGGTTGGATTGAATATATCCTCCTCAACACCAATCCTAAAATCACATCTCACAAGTCCCTCTCCATTCTAAAGGAAAACCCTGAAATTTTCTG tGTTGCAGTTGAAGATTATATTACGGCAGTGAAGAACATGACTTTTGCAGTGCTCGAAATGGTAGCTGATGGGCTGGGGATTGAGCAAAGGAATGTGCTGAGTAAGCTCTTGACAGATGAGAAGAGTGACTCGTGTTTCAGGCTAAACTACTATCCGCCATGTCCAGAGCTTCAGGCATTGAGTGGACGAAATTTGATAGGGTTTGGGGAGCACACAGACCCCCAGATTGTTTCTGTCCTGAAATCCAACAACACATCAGGCCTGCAGATCTGTCTCAAGGATGGGACTTGGGTCACAGTAGCACCTGATCAGACTGCCTTTTTCATCAATGTTGGTGATTGCTTGCAG GTGATGACTAATGGGCGGTTTAAGAGTGTGAAACATAGGGTTTTGGCTGACACAGTTAGTTCAAGGATTTCAATGATCTACTTTGGAGGGCCACCTTTGAGTGAGAAGATAGCACCTCTGCCGTCACTAATGGCAGAAGGAGAAGAGAGCTTGTACAAGGAGTTCACGTGGAGTGAATACAAAAAGTCTGCGTACAGGTCAAGGCTGGCTGATTACAGGCTAGGACTCTTTGAGAAGTCTGCTCCTGTGATGCTGTCCAATTCCCAACGTTAG